The following coding sequences are from one Gadus macrocephalus chromosome 3, ASM3116895v1 window:
- the LOC132453566 gene encoding neuronal vesicle trafficking-associated protein 1-like, with amino-acid sequence MVKPGSNLCQKKLEKKSLLDDGFDNIPLITPLEVNQLQNPHATPDQVFVKTKTQYQLQQKSKRRLYVPSIRRFNINFYSNVSEKTKITGLILITLAFLTSLLLLLMYKALWYDQLTCPEGFVLKGKHCAPTGLEMYYTEQQQREQSGPEERGTIGAGFYAALSHLNKVKRTRPEMVSPWLPVIGTLKEGGGPAGRAWRSPWRGSWEERSEGVEERTGSRHGETRPCGGRVLTCDRLACAVCACAAVCVRTCFWVRVYVPVCVCLCVCVCACVCVCVCVCVCVCVCVCVCVCVCVCVCVHSMCTCVSAQWKRIKWELEV; translated from the exons ATGGTGAAGCCGGGTAGCAACCTGTGTCAGAAGAAGCTGGAGAAGAAGTCGTTGTTGGACGACGGCTTCGACAACATCCCCCTCATCACCCCGCTGGAGGTCAACCAGCTGCAGAACCCCCACGCGACCCCCGACCAG GTGTTCGTGAAGACCAAGACACAGTACCAGCTGCAGCAGAAGAGCAAGAGGAGGCTGTACGTGCCCAGCATCAGACGCTTCAACATCAACTTCTACAGCAACGTGTCTGAGAAGACCAAG atcaCAGGCCTGATCCTCATCACGTTGGCCTTCCTCACCAGCCTCCTACTTCTGCTCATGTACAAAGCCCTGTGGTACGACCAGCTCACCTGTCCAGAGGGCTTTGTTCTGAAG GGGAAGCACTGCGCCCCCACTGGCCTGGAGATGTACTACaccgagcagcagcagagagagcagTCGGGCCCGGAGGAGCGCGGCACCATCGGCGCCGGCTTCTACGCGGCCCTCAGCCACCTCAACAAGGTCAAGAGGACCAGGCCCGAGATGGTGTCGCCATGGCTACCCGTCATCGGAACcctgaaggaggggggagggcctgCGGGGAGAGCATGGAGGAGCCCCTGGAGGGGGAGCTGGGAGGAAAGGAGTGAAGGTGTGGAGGAGAGAACGGGATCTCGTCACGGAGAGACGAGGCCTTGTGGTGGGCGGGTGTTGACATGTGACAGGTTAGcgtgtgcagtgtgtgcatgcgcagcCGTGTGCGTCAGAACGTGcttctgggtgcgtgtgtatgtgcctgtgtgtgtgtgcctgtgtgtgtgtgtgtgtgcctgtgtgtgtgtgtgtgtgtgtgtgtgtgtgtgtgtgtgtgtgtgtgtgtgtgtgtgtgtgtgtgtgtgtgtgtgtgtgtgtgtacactcgatgtgtacttgtgtgtctgCTCAGTGGAAACGTATCAAGTGGGAGCTGGAGGTGTGA